A window of Hymenobacter siberiensis genomic DNA:
TCTGGTTCAGGTTGTCCTTCAAATCCAGCAGCTCGCCTTTTACATCGACGGTAATTTTCTGCGAAAGGTCACCTTTCGATACGGCGGTGGCCACGTTGGCAATGTCCCGTACCTGACTGGTCAAGTTGCTGGCCATCGTGTTCACGTTGTCGGTCAGCTCTTTCCAGGTGCCGCCTACGCGGGGCACCACGGCCTGGCCGCCGAGCTTGCCTTCGGTACCTACTTCGCGGGCCACCCGGGTTACTTCGTCGCCGAAGATATTGAGCGAGTCCACCATCTGGTTGAGGATGTTCTTCAGCTCCAGGATTTCGCCCTTCACGTTCACCGTCATCTTCTGGCTGAGGTCGCCGCGAGCTACGGCCGTGGCTACGTTGGCAATATCCCGCACCTGCGAGGTCAGGGCCGCTGCCATATCGTTTACGTTGTCGGTGAGGGCTTTCCACACACCGGCCACGTTCGGCACACTAGCTTGGCCACCTAGTTTCCCTTCGGTGCCTACTTCCTGCGCCACGCGGGTTACCTCACCGGCAAACAGGTTGAGGGACGCCACCATCTGGTTCAGGTTCTGCTTCAGCTGCAGGAATTCGCCCTTTACATCGACGGTTACCGTCTGGGTCAGGTCGCCTTTGGCTACGGCCGTCGCCACGTTGGCAATGTCCCGCACCTGACTGGTCAGGTTGGAGGCCATGTAGTTCACGTTGTCCGTCAGGTCTTTCCATACGCCGGCCACGCTCGGTACCGAGGCCTGGCCGCCGAGGCGGCCTTCGGTGCCCACTTCCTGGGCCACGCGGGTTACTTCGCCGGCAAACAGGTTCAGCGAGTCCACCATCTGGTTCAGGTTCTGCTTCAGCTGGAGCAGCTCGCCTTTCACATCGACGGTTACTTTCTGGCTCAGGTCGCCTTTGGCTACGGCCGTGGCTACGTTGGCAATGTCCCGCACCTGACTGGTCAGGTTGCTGGCCATGTTGTTTACGTTGTCCGTCAGCTCCTTCCACACGCCGGCCACGTTGGGCACGCTGGCCTGGCCGCCCAGCTTGCCCTCGGTGCCCACTTCGAGGGCCACGCGGGTTACTTCGCCGGCAAACAGGTTCAGCGAGTCCACCATCTGGTTCAGGTTCTGCTTCAACTGCAGGAATTCGCCCTTTACATCAACGGTGATTTTCTGCGACAAGTCGCCTTTGGCTACGGCCGTGGCCACGTTGGCAATGTCCCGCACCTGCACGGTGAGGTTCGAGGCCATGTTGTTCACGTTGTCGGTCAGGTCTTTCCAGATGCCGCCCACGTTAGGTACTGAGGCCTGGCCACCGAGCTTGCCCTCGGTGCCCACTTCCTGCGCAACGCGGGTTACTTCACCGGCGAAGATATTGAGGTTGTCAATCGTTTTGTTGATGGTTTCGGCCATCAGCTTGAAGTCGCCCGACACCGGAATCTGAAAGCTTTCGTCCAGATTACCGCGACTGATGTTCTTCAGTACTTTGCCCACTTCCAACACTGGCACGGCGATGCTGTCCACCAGGCCGTTGATGTTGTTAATCATATCGCGCCAGAAGCCGGCGGCCCCGTCGGCCGAGGCCCGCGCCTTGAGGTTGCCCTCTACCCCAGCCACTTTCGAGATGCGCGACACCTCGCCGCCTACCCCGGCAATCATGTCCACCATCGAATTATAGGCTTCCGCGATTTCGGCAAAAATATCGTCGTTTTGCTTGGTAAGCCGCACCGAAACATCGCCCTTCTTAAAGGCATCGAGGGCGTAGAGCACCCGGTTGAGCTGGTCGTTGACGTAGCCCGGGTCCTGGGTATCGACGGAACCGCGCGAGCCGCCCCGTTTGCGGGTCAGGTCGTTGTTGGTACGCACCACATCGAGCGACGAAACCGCGCCGGCGTCCGGCGTAGTGCTGTCGGTGGCATCCGTAATAGTTGCGGAAACACGCCGGGCCTTGGGTCGCGGATTCTGGGGGGAAGCCATATATAGTACGAGTATCGAGTCGGGAAGGGGAAAGCTAATCGGGAGGGCGAAGTACGGGGGTTAGCCGCGAATAAGCAAAGGTAACGCCACCGGCTACGGCGCTGAACCCGTTGGCCCGCCGACTCGTTCCCGGGGCGTGTCTCCGGCCGGATTATTGCTCCCGGATGCTACTGCTAAGAATTAAGCGGCATCTTTGCGGCCAATTTTAACTTTTCGGCGCAGCTGGTCGTTTCATCATTACAGTTTCTCCATTCCTACTGCCGCACCCCTTTACCCGCCCACATGGTCAAGAATTTAGTTATCGTCGAGTCGCCGGCCAAGGCGAAAACCATTGAAGGCTACCTCGGCCAGGATTTCGTGGTGCGTTCCAGCTACGGCCACGTCCGCGACTTGCCGAAGGACAATAATGCCATCGACATTGCCAATGGTTTCAAACCTACTTATGTTGTTTCGCCCGACAAACGGGAGCTCATCGCGCAGCTGAAAAAACTTTCGAAGGAAGCCGAAACCGTCTGGCTGGCGAGTGACGATGACCGCGAGGGTGAAGCCATCTCATGGCACCTGGCCGAAACGCTGAACCTGCCCGAAGCTAAAACGCGCCGCATCGTATTCCGCGAAATCACCAAAAACGCCATCCTGGCCGCCATTGCCGACCCGCGCACCGTGAACCAGGATTTGGTGAACGCCCAGCAGGCCCGCCGCGTGCTCGACCGCCTGGTGGGCTTCGAGCTGAGCCCCGTGCTCTGGAAAAAGGTGAAGCCCGGCCTGAGCGCCGGTCGCGTGCAGAGCGTGGCCGTGCGCCTGGTAGTAGAGCGTGAGCGCGAAGTGGCCAGCCACCTGAGCGCCAGCGCCTACCGCGTAGTGGCCCGTTTTGATGCCGGCCGCGGTGCGGTGCTGGAGGCTGAATTACCGACCCGTTATAAGGTACAGGCCGAAGCCGAGGCTTTCCTGGAGCGTTGCGTGGGTGCGTCGTATCAGATTGAGAGCCTTGATAAGAAGCCCGGCAAGCGCAGCCCGGCCGCGCCATTTACCACGTCTACGCTGCAGCAGGAGGCCTCGCGCAAGCTGAGCTTTTCGGTAGCCCAGACGATGAGCGTGGCCCAAAAGCTATACGAAGCGGGCAAAATCAGCTACATGCGGACGGACTCGGTGAACCTGTCGGGCGAGGCCATGGCGGGCGCGCAGACGGCCATCACGGCTGCTTATGGGGCCGAGTACCACCACACCCGGACGTTCAAAACCAAGTCAGCTTCAGCCCAGGAGGCGCACGAAGCCATCCGGCCCACCGATTTCGCTTTGGTGAAGGCAGGTTCCGACTCGTCGGAGCAGCGCCTGTATGACCTGATTCGCAAGCGGGCCATGGCTTCGCAGATGTCGGAGGCGGTGATTGAGCGCACCACGGCCATGATTGGCATCAGCACCCAGCCGGGCGTCACGCTGTCGGCGACGGGCGAGGTGATTACGTTTGAGGGCTTCCTGAAAGTGTATGCCGAGAGCAAGGACGACGAGGACGAGGACGACGCCAAAGATGCCGAATCGAGCTTCTCGCGCGGCCTGCCACCGCTGAGTGTGGGGCAGGATTTGCCCCTGCAGCGCTTCAGCGCCACGGAGCGGTTTTCGTCGCCGCCGGCGCGCTACACCGAAGCCTCTTTGGTGAAGAAGCTGGAGGAAATGGGCATCGGCCGGCCTTCTACTTATGCTCCCACCATCAGCACGGTGCAGAAGCGCGGCTACGTGGAAAAAGACACCCGCGAAGGCAAGGAGCGCAAGTTCCACGTGCTGACGCTGGACGGCAGCGCGGTGACTACCGAAGTAAAAACCGAGAACTACGGCGCGGAGAAAACCAAGCTATTTCCGACGGATACGGCGATGGTGGTGAACGACTTTCTGGTGGCCCACTTCCCCACGATTGTCGACTTTCAGTTCACGGCCAAGGTGGAGGACGAGTTCGACCAGATTGCCAACGGCCACGAGGACTGGACGAAGATGCTGACCGGCTTCTACGGCAAGTTCCACGCGACCATCGAGGCCGGGCAGGACATTGACCGCAGCACCGTGGGCGCCACCCGCGAACTGGGCGTGCACCCCGAAACCGGCGAGCGCATCTCGGCCCGACTGGGCAAATACGGCCCCTACGTGGCCCTGGGCGATACCGAAGGCGAAACCAAACCTGCCTACGCCAACCTGCGCAAGGGGCAGTTCATCGAGAGCATCACCTTAGAAGATGCGCTGGAGCTGTTTAAGCTGCCGCGCGTGGTGGGCGAGTTTGAGGAGAAGGCCATGACAGCCGCGCTGGGCCGCTTCGGTCCCTACATCCGGCACGACAGCAAGTTTTTCTCCCTCACCAAGGAGCAGGACCCGCACACCATAACGGCCGAAGAAGCGGTGACCCTGATTGAGCTGAAGCGCAAAACCGATGCCGAGCGCCTCATCAAGAGCTTCGCCGAAAATCCCGACATTCAGGTGCTGAACGGCCGTTTCGGCCCCTACATCGTGGCGGGCAAGAAGAACGTGAAGATTCCCAAGGGCGAGGAGCCCACGGAGCTAACCCTGGAGCGCTGCGTGGAGCTGGCCGACGCCACCCCTGACAAACCCGCCAAGGGTGGCCGCTTCGGCAAGAAAGCTGCGCCCGCCAAGGAAGAAAAGAACACCGACGCACCGACCAAAAAGGCTGCTAAAGCTACTGCTGCTAAAAAGCCGGCCGCCAAGAAAGCCACGACCAAAGCGGCCGCCATGAAGAAGCCGGCCACCAAAACAGCAGCCGCGAAAAAGCCGGTGGCCAAGATGAAATAATTCGTAATGCCTGACGTTAGCAGTTTCGAGTAAAAAAGCCCGCGTAGTGCGGGCTTTTTTCTTTTTCATTGAACCGATGCGCGTCCTTCCCTCCTTCCTGTGGCTGAGCGCTGCCGCCCTTTGCAGCTTCGATTATCCAGGCCGTGAGGTGACTCCGCAGCGGCCAAGGGCGCTGGTTTATGCCTGGCAGCCACAGACACAGCAGGCACTGGGCGCCCGCTTCCCCGCTCCCGCCGGCTGCCGGCGCGTGCCCGTGGCGGCTGGCAGTTGGGGCGAGTGGCTGCGCTGGCTGCCGCTGAAACCCGCCGGTACCAAAGCCCGCCTCTACAACGGCCAACTGAAAGACCGGCAGGACGTGGTGGCCGCCGTGGTCGATATCGACGTGCCGCCCCAGGATTTGCAGCAGTGCGCCGATGCCGTGATTCGCCTGCGGGCCGAGTACGTCTTTAGCCACGACCCCAATAAGCTGCATTTTCACCTCACCACGGGGTACGATTTTTGGTTTTCGGATTTCGTGGCCGGGCGCACGTTTCGGGTGGCCAACGAGGAGGTATTGCCCGCCACCCGGCCCGCCGAAGCGCCCACCCACGCGGCGCTGGCCCGCTACCTAGCGCCCACGTTTGGCTACGCGGGCACGCTGTCGCTGAGCCGGGAACTGCGGACGGTACCGCTGGCGCAGGTGCAGCCCGGCGATGTG
This region includes:
- the topA gene encoding type I DNA topoisomerase, with product MVKNLVIVESPAKAKTIEGYLGQDFVVRSSYGHVRDLPKDNNAIDIANGFKPTYVVSPDKRELIAQLKKLSKEAETVWLASDDDREGEAISWHLAETLNLPEAKTRRIVFREITKNAILAAIADPRTVNQDLVNAQQARRVLDRLVGFELSPVLWKKVKPGLSAGRVQSVAVRLVVEREREVASHLSASAYRVVARFDAGRGAVLEAELPTRYKVQAEAEAFLERCVGASYQIESLDKKPGKRSPAAPFTTSTLQQEASRKLSFSVAQTMSVAQKLYEAGKISYMRTDSVNLSGEAMAGAQTAITAAYGAEYHHTRTFKTKSASAQEAHEAIRPTDFALVKAGSDSSEQRLYDLIRKRAMASQMSEAVIERTTAMIGISTQPGVTLSATGEVITFEGFLKVYAESKDDEDEDDAKDAESSFSRGLPPLSVGQDLPLQRFSATERFSSPPARYTEASLVKKLEEMGIGRPSTYAPTISTVQKRGYVEKDTREGKERKFHVLTLDGSAVTTEVKTENYGAEKTKLFPTDTAMVVNDFLVAHFPTIVDFQFTAKVEDEFDQIANGHEDWTKMLTGFYGKFHATIEAGQDIDRSTVGATRELGVHPETGERISARLGKYGPYVALGDTEGETKPAYANLRKGQFIESITLEDALELFKLPRVVGEFEEKAMTAALGRFGPYIRHDSKFFSLTKEQDPHTITAEEAVTLIELKRKTDAERLIKSFAENPDIQVLNGRFGPYIVAGKKNVKIPKGEEPTELTLERCVELADATPDKPAKGGRFGKKAAPAKEEKNTDAPTKKAAKATAAKKPAAKKATTKAAAMKKPATKTAAAKKPVAKMK
- a CDS encoding DUF4846 domain-containing protein translates to MRVLPSFLWLSAAALCSFDYPGREVTPQRPRALVYAWQPQTQQALGARFPAPAGCRRVPVAAGSWGEWLRWLPLKPAGTKARLYNGQLKDRQDVVAAVVDIDVPPQDLQQCADAVIRLRAEYVFSHDPNKLHFHLTTGYDFWFSDFVAGRTFRVANEEVLPATRPAEAPTHAALARYLAPTFGYAGTLSLSRELRTVPLAQVQPGDVLIHGGAPGHAVLVVEVEVAENMVSHQQYVLLAQSYMPAQSIHLLRNVDAPALGAWFAVPGPNEAEFDTPEWTFACQELKRFE